Proteins encoded together in one Vigna angularis cultivar LongXiaoDou No.4 chromosome 5, ASM1680809v1, whole genome shotgun sequence window:
- the LOC108340117 gene encoding MLP-like protein 43, with amino-acid sequence MPLSGKISTEIRVHATAEKWFNLFATQLHHVQNLTERVHGTKLHHGEDWHHNESIKHWTCTIDGKVTTYHESIESVDEANKRITYKVFGEDFDDKFKVFKVIFEGTPKDEGGDIIKWIIEYETTSQEVDPPFGFLEFLHKGSRDVDANLLKA; translated from the exons ATGCCACTTTCTGGTAAAATCAGCACTGAAATTAGGGTTCATGCAACTGCTGAAAAGTGGTTCAACCTCTTCGCAACACAACTCCATCATGTTCAAAACCTCACTGAAAGAGTCCATGGAACAAAGCTGCACCATGGTGAAGACTGGCATCACAATGAATCCATCAAACACTGGACTTGTACCATAG ATGGTAAGGTTACAACATATCACGAGAGCATTGAATCAGTTGATGAAGCAAACAAAAGAATAACCTACAAGGTGTTCGGTGAAGATTTCGATGACAAGTTTAAGGTTTTTAAGGTAATATTCGAAGGAACTCCTAAAGACGAAGGTGGTGACATCATCAAATGGATCATTGAATATGAAACTACAAGTCAGGAAGTTGATCCTCCTTTTGGCTTCCTTGAATTCTTGCACAAAGGAAGCAGAGATGTTGATGCCAATCTTCTCAAGGCATAG